The following are encoded together in the Aciduricibacillus chroicocephali genome:
- a CDS encoding response regulator transcription factor, whose product METQYKALIADDEDRIRRLLRMYLEREDFEVDEAVDGQEALDLALENDYDVILLDIMMPEMDGITVCGGIREKKTTPILMLTAKGEETNRVQGFEVGADDYIVKPFSPREVVLRVKAVLRRTSPADRKEVDPSAKNLLVFPHLSIDLDAYRVTSDNVEIQLTPKEFDLLVFLAKSPDKVFKREQLLKEVWEYEFFGDLRTVDTHVKRLREKLTSVSKEAAKMIVTVWGVGYKFDVEAS is encoded by the coding sequence ATGGAAACACAATACAAAGCACTGATTGCCGATGATGAAGATCGTATTCGAAGACTATTGCGCATGTATCTGGAAAGAGAAGATTTTGAAGTGGACGAAGCGGTAGATGGACAGGAGGCACTAGACCTCGCGCTTGAAAATGATTATGACGTTATCCTCCTCGATATCATGATGCCGGAAATGGATGGAATTACTGTTTGTGGCGGAATTCGGGAGAAGAAAACAACACCAATTCTTATGCTTACAGCTAAAGGCGAGGAAACAAACCGAGTACAGGGATTCGAAGTAGGAGCGGATGATTATATAGTGAAACCATTCAGTCCCCGTGAAGTAGTGCTTAGGGTGAAGGCGGTACTGCGTCGAACATCACCAGCAGATCGGAAAGAGGTTGACCCGTCGGCTAAGAATTTGCTTGTATTCCCACATTTATCTATAGACCTTGATGCGTACAGAGTCACTTCCGATAATGTGGAAATCCAGCTGACACCGAAGGAATTCGATCTACTCGTATTTTTGGCCAAGTCCCCGGATAAAGTGTTCAAACGAGAACAGCTGCTGAAAGAAGTATGGGAGTATGAATTCTTTGGTGACTTGCGAACAGTTGATACACATGTGAAGAGATTACGCGAGAAGCTGACAAGTGTATCAAAAGAAGCTGCCAAGATGATCGTAACTGTTTGGGGCGTCGGTTATAAATTTGATGTAGAGGCAAGCTGA
- the ccsB gene encoding c-type cytochrome biogenesis protein CcsB → MSTEELIKVSGTALYTAFILYLIATFFFGATIRDQKQKDKIGFSGKIGIGLTIIGFLAQAVYFITRWIASGHAPVSNMFEFVTFFGMTIILGFIILWFIYRVNVLGLFALPVAMLIIAYASMFPRDIAPLVPSLQSHWLYIHVTTVSLGNGILTISFVAGLIYLIRQIDQSTLNMRSFFLEVVMFSLYIFIGFSLITVIFNSIGYNAEFEYNADGKTLNTTYHLPAIAGPNEGKLLSKDVMKPWVETPSWFHGADAGRKFNTLIWSVIAGAVLYGLTLLLFRKRVGAILQPLMQRVKPDLLDEVSYRSVAIGFPVFTLGGLIFAAIWAQIAWDRFWGWDPKEVWALITWFFYAAFLHLRLSRGWHGERSAWLAVVGFAIIMFNLVAVNLILAGLHSYA, encoded by the coding sequence ATGAGCACGGAAGAACTGATTAAAGTAAGCGGTACAGCTCTCTATACCGCTTTCATCCTTTATCTGATTGCAACCTTCTTCTTTGGAGCAACAATCCGTGACCAAAAGCAAAAGGATAAAATAGGCTTCAGTGGAAAAATAGGCATAGGGCTTACGATAATTGGATTTCTTGCCCAAGCTGTCTATTTTATAACTAGGTGGATTGCAAGCGGACATGCACCAGTAAGTAATATGTTTGAATTTGTAACGTTTTTTGGCATGACAATCATCCTTGGCTTTATAATTCTTTGGTTCATTTATAGAGTGAATGTGCTTGGTCTCTTCGCTTTGCCGGTAGCGATGCTGATCATTGCCTATGCAAGCATGTTCCCGCGTGATATTGCGCCCCTCGTACCGTCTTTGCAAAGCCATTGGCTGTACATCCATGTTACAACAGTATCACTTGGCAATGGCATCCTGACGATCAGTTTCGTAGCTGGTCTCATCTATTTAATACGTCAGATTGACCAGTCTACATTGAATATGAGAAGTTTCTTCCTGGAAGTTGTAATGTTCAGCCTATATATATTCATCGGGTTCAGCCTGATTACAGTCATATTCAATTCAATTGGCTATAATGCCGAGTTTGAATACAATGCTGATGGGAAGACTTTAAACACAACATACCATTTGCCTGCCATTGCCGGACCCAATGAAGGTAAACTTCTTTCAAAAGATGTTATGAAGCCTTGGGTAGAAACCCCGTCATGGTTCCATGGAGCGGATGCAGGTCGTAAATTTAACACATTAATTTGGTCTGTAATCGCTGGTGCAGTACTTTATGGTTTGACACTGCTTCTGTTCAGAAAGCGTGTGGGAGCCATTTTACAACCGCTCATGCAAAGAGTTAAGCCAGATCTCCTAGATGAAGTTTCTTACCGTTCTGTGGCAATCGGTTTTCCAGTTTTCACATTAGGAGGACTGATTTTCGCAGCGATATGGGCTCAGATTGCATGGGATCGCTTCTGGGGCTGGGATCCTAAAGAAGTATGGGCGCTTATTACGTGGTTCTTTTATGCCGCATTCTTGCACTTGAGGTTATCACGCGGCTGGCATGGAGAAAGATCTGCATGGCTTGCAGTTGTTGGATTTGCAATAATTATGTTCAACCTCGTAGCTGTCAATCTAATCCTGGCTGGCTTGCATTCCTACGCTTGA
- the resB gene encoding cytochrome c biogenesis protein ResB has product MNRIKCECGHVNPEGTVLCEACGKPIDEKEYNSGGLANMRYDGSARRSQVYQTSIVDRVWAFFSSVKVGIWLIVLTLVASAIGTLLPQEMYIPAEAVSRDPSIFYEDRYGLPGKIYYQLGFHNLYSSWWYITLVALIGISLVICSLDRVVPLYRALKKQKPKRHEMFLRKQRLFSVTEGIEHKAELTDNLRKQRYRIREEDGHIAAEKGRFSRWGPYINHIGLIIILLASILRFTPLMYKDAAVSVREGERIVIPGTDGAYYIENEKFILETYGEKDEKFKDAIEKRGDVAKNYQTNAVIYKTKEGAVPGEDPKLEQYKSGEIRMNQPLKFDGYALYQRNYQLNEFKDMTFKLVPKDNRDAKPVDSFKVDLTSPEKEYKLKDGYKVQLTQFYPDYFLNEDKEGGPQPDSKSPYPRNPAFVFSVYEKDAKNPEVSFAGIGQNIDASGKNKYKLAIADFTTRNVSGLTVRRDYTLPFYIIGAAIFMIGVIQGMYWQHRRVWIHPTDDGKLLLAAHTNKNWFSLQRDIERAIGNLPINSPEDQQELDKERDRESGENE; this is encoded by the coding sequence ATGAACAGGATCAAATGTGAATGTGGTCATGTCAACCCTGAAGGAACAGTTCTTTGTGAAGCATGTGGTAAACCGATTGACGAAAAAGAATATAACAGCGGCGGGCTTGCGAACATGCGCTATGATGGAAGCGCCCGTCGGTCCCAAGTCTATCAAACTTCCATTGTAGATAGAGTATGGGCCTTTTTTTCTTCGGTAAAAGTAGGTATCTGGCTAATAGTCCTGACTTTGGTCGCCTCGGCCATTGGAACACTTCTTCCACAAGAAATGTACATACCGGCTGAGGCAGTTTCAAGGGATCCGTCTATATTTTATGAGGATCGTTATGGATTGCCTGGAAAAATCTATTATCAGCTTGGCTTCCATAATCTTTATAGTTCTTGGTGGTACATAACATTAGTTGCTCTAATTGGGATCTCGCTCGTCATTTGCAGTCTTGATAGAGTCGTTCCTTTATACAGAGCGTTAAAAAAGCAAAAGCCGAAACGTCATGAAATGTTCTTGCGCAAACAGCGTCTCTTCTCTGTGACAGAAGGAATTGAGCATAAGGCAGAACTTACCGATAATTTGCGCAAACAGCGATATCGAATTCGTGAAGAAGACGGTCACATCGCTGCCGAAAAAGGACGCTTCTCAAGATGGGGTCCTTATATCAATCATATTGGTCTAATTATCATCCTTCTTGCATCCATACTGCGATTCACTCCACTAATGTACAAAGATGCAGCAGTCTCCGTACGCGAAGGAGAGAGAATCGTTATCCCAGGAACAGATGGTGCCTATTACATCGAGAACGAGAAGTTTATCCTTGAGACGTATGGAGAAAAAGATGAAAAGTTCAAAGATGCGATTGAAAAAAGAGGCGATGTAGCCAAAAATTATCAGACGAATGCTGTCATATACAAAACGAAAGAAGGCGCAGTTCCAGGAGAGGATCCTAAGCTTGAGCAATACAAATCAGGTGAAATTCGAATGAATCAGCCTCTAAAGTTCGATGGTTATGCATTGTACCAGCGAAACTATCAGCTGAATGAATTCAAAGATATGACCTTCAAGCTTGTTCCAAAAGACAACCGTGATGCAAAACCGGTTGATTCCTTTAAAGTTGACCTGACCTCGCCTGAAAAAGAGTACAAGTTAAAAGACGGCTATAAAGTTCAGCTGACCCAGTTCTATCCTGATTATTTTCTGAATGAGGATAAAGAAGGCGGTCCGCAGCCGGATTCAAAGTCTCCTTATCCGCGAAACCCGGCATTTGTGTTCTCGGTCTATGAAAAAGATGCAAAAAATCCTGAGGTCAGTTTTGCTGGCATTGGTCAGAATATTGATGCATCAGGCAAGAACAAATATAAACTTGCCATCGCTGATTTCACGACGAGAAATGTAAGCGGTCTTACGGTACGAAGAGATTATACATTGCCGTTTTATATCATTGGTGCGGCTATCTTCATGATTGGTGTAATTCAAGGCATGTATTGGCAACACCGCCGTGTTTGGATACACCCGACTGATGACGGCAAACTTCTCCTAGCTGCTCATACGAACAAAAACTGGTTCAGCCTGCAGCGGGATATTGAGCGGGCAATAGGTAATCTGCCAATTAATTCTCCAGAGGATCAACAGGAACTAGACAAAGAGAGAGATAGGGAAAGTGGGGAAAATGAATGA
- the resA gene encoding thiol-disulfide oxidoreductase ResA encodes MSLEDRINSKKGKKRKRLLFRSAILVVLVGATTFALISNFTRDKETYAEGDKAPDFKLSQLNKANPEDAVQLSKLKEKGIMLNFWATYCPPCEREMPYIQSMYDKYKDQGIAIVSVNLDSTELVVQNFIDKYDLTFPVLRDKDMTVRDLYGIKPIPSSIFINPEGKIVRKVNGELDEDSLESYLKEIQSGQGGN; translated from the coding sequence ATGAGTTTGGAAGATCGGATAAACAGCAAGAAAGGAAAAAAAAGAAAGCGCTTGCTGTTCCGTTCGGCAATCCTTGTCGTCCTCGTAGGTGCGACGACGTTTGCCCTCATTTCTAATTTCACAAGAGATAAGGAAACATATGCTGAAGGGGACAAGGCTCCGGATTTTAAGCTTTCCCAACTGAATAAAGCGAATCCCGAGGATGCGGTACAGCTCAGTAAACTGAAAGAGAAAGGGATCATGCTTAATTTCTGGGCAACTTATTGTCCGCCATGTGAAAGAGAGATGCCTTACATACAGTCCATGTATGACAAATACAAGGATCAGGGTATTGCCATCGTTTCCGTCAATTTAGACTCAACTGAACTCGTCGTTCAGAATTTCATTGACAAATACGATCTGACATTCCCGGTTCTCCGCGACAAGGATATGACAGTGAGGGATTTGTATGGAATTAAGCCAATACCAAGTTCTATTTTCATCAATCCCGAAGGTAAAATTGTCCGAAAAGTGAACGGAGAACTAGACGAGGATTCACTGGAAAGTTATTTGAAGGAAATCCAGTCAGGACAGGGTGGTAATTAA
- a CDS encoding pseudouridine synthase, whose protein sequence is MERLQKVIAHSGIASRRKAEQMILDGLVKVNGETVTELGTKVSPTDRIEVEGEQIKKEKLAYYVFYKPRGVISSVKDDKDRKTVTDFFGHVGERLFPVGRLDYDSSGLLIMTNDGEFANMLMHPRHGIKKVYVAKIKGIPTSEQLKQLKRGVRSEKDLLKAIRYDVISTDRKKNTMIIQLTLEEGKNRHIRRMMEGLGFPVLKLKRERYGTLTLDSLQPGESRPLAPHEIKALRKQVSL, encoded by the coding sequence ATGGAAAGATTGCAGAAAGTTATTGCCCACAGTGGTATTGCTTCAAGAAGAAAAGCTGAACAGATGATTCTTGACGGTCTTGTTAAAGTGAACGGTGAGACAGTAACTGAACTAGGGACTAAGGTTTCTCCGACTGACAGAATAGAAGTTGAAGGGGAGCAGATTAAGAAAGAGAAACTCGCCTATTATGTGTTCTACAAACCCCGCGGTGTCATCTCCAGTGTTAAGGATGACAAAGACCGCAAGACAGTAACGGATTTCTTCGGACACGTTGGAGAACGTCTATTCCCTGTCGGACGTCTGGATTATGATTCATCGGGATTGTTGATCATGACGAATGATGGTGAATTTGCCAACATGCTCATGCACCCGCGCCACGGCATCAAAAAGGTTTATGTTGCTAAAATCAAAGGGATTCCAACTTCTGAACAGTTGAAACAGCTTAAAAGGGGTGTTCGTTCAGAAAAAGATCTGTTAAAAGCAATCAGATATGATGTTATTTCAACAGACAGAAAAAAGAATACTATGATAATCCAGCTCACACTCGAGGAAGGGAAGAACCGTCATATAAGACGCATGATGGAAGGATTAGGTTTCCCTGTTCTCAAACTAAAGCGTGAAAGATATGGCACGCTTACTCTTGACAGTTTGCAGCCAGGCGAGTCGCGCCCGCTGGCACCTCATGAAATTAAGGCACTTCGGAAACAAGTCTCCCTCTAA
- a CDS encoding spore maturation protein — MSILTGISVWLIPLFIATVLVVATIKRVPAYEAFVEGGKEGAKMALSLLPFLVGMIVAISILRSSGALDAAIGLIAPFLAYIGVPSEILPLALIRPISGTAALGMTTDIISSFGADSFIGRLAATMQGSTDTTLYILTVYFGAVGINRMKYALKVGLLADLIGIIASIIIVTIIFG; from the coding sequence ATGAGCATTCTTACAGGGATCAGTGTCTGGCTGATCCCTCTTTTCATAGCGACAGTACTTGTAGTAGCGACCATTAAGCGTGTCCCGGCCTATGAAGCATTCGTTGAAGGCGGCAAGGAAGGCGCAAAAATGGCTTTGTCCCTGTTGCCATTTCTCGTTGGCATGATTGTAGCAATTTCTATTTTGCGGAGCTCGGGTGCGCTTGATGCAGCAATTGGACTTATTGCTCCTTTTCTTGCGTATATAGGCGTACCTTCCGAAATACTTCCACTTGCGCTGATCAGGCCGATTTCAGGAACAGCAGCACTCGGCATGACTACAGACATCATCAGCAGTTTTGGAGCCGACAGCTTCATCGGCAGGCTTGCCGCAACAATGCAAGGTTCCACGGATACGACACTTTATATACTGACGGTATACTTTGGTGCAGTTGGCATCAATCGTATGAAATACGCATTAAAGGTTGGACTATTGGCGGATCTAATTGGTATAATAGCATCAATCATTATTGTTACAATAATATTTGGTTAA
- a CDS encoding nucleoside recognition domain-containing protein yields the protein MINIIWAAMAVIGIVYAALFGNMDAVNKAIFQSADDAVALTIGLVSVLVFWLGIMKVAEQAGMLKMLAKALSPLISRIFPEVPKDHPAMGYILSNITANLFGLGNAATPMGIKAMKELKNLSGSNEASRSMITFMAINTAGLTLIPSTVIAIRLKYGSASPTEIVGPTLLATIIGLTGALCLDRLFYYLDRRKSG from the coding sequence ATGATCAACATCATCTGGGCTGCAATGGCAGTCATCGGCATTGTGTATGCGGCTCTTTTCGGCAATATGGACGCAGTGAACAAAGCAATTTTTCAAAGTGCAGATGATGCTGTGGCCCTTACAATCGGGCTCGTTAGTGTTCTCGTTTTCTGGCTTGGTATTATGAAGGTTGCTGAGCAGGCAGGTATGCTAAAAATGCTGGCCAAAGCTCTTAGTCCACTGATTAGTCGTATCTTCCCTGAAGTGCCAAAGGATCATCCGGCAATGGGTTATATTTTATCCAATATAACGGCAAACCTCTTCGGACTTGGTAATGCGGCAACACCAATGGGAATAAAAGCGATGAAAGAATTAAAAAATCTCTCGGGCTCGAATGAAGCTTCACGCTCAATGATTACATTTATGGCTATCAACACAGCTGGCTTGACACTGATTCCTTCTACTGTGATTGCCATTCGGCTTAAATACGGATCAGCTTCACCTACGGAAATTGTCGGACCGACGTTGCTCGCGACTATCATTGGACTAACTGGTGCCCTATGTTTGGACAGGTTATTCTATTATCTTGACCGGCGCAAGTCCGGCTGA
- a CDS encoding D-alanyl-D-alanine carboxypeptidase family protein: protein MRIFPLCLACLLLFLFPAKEIAAQGVSANNAVLLDQKSGKVLFEKRAHEKQSIASITKVMTAIIAIESGKMDEIAKTSRKAIYTEGSSIYLEQGEKMNVEDLVYGLMLRSGNDSAIAIAEQIGGSEEGFVHLMNEKAAWIGMQNTHFDNPHGLESDTHYSTAYDMALLMRYAMENKEFQKISGTKMHKAESRSYAWKNKNRLLTEKYRYCTGGKTGFTKKAGRTLLTTAEKDGHALVVVTLNAPDDWNDHIQLYEYGFGRLTEETASTINDESSFLKDVQVMFLRILKVR, encoded by the coding sequence ATGCGTATATTCCCGCTATGTTTGGCTTGTCTGCTGCTGTTTCTCTTTCCGGCGAAGGAAATTGCTGCTCAGGGTGTTTCTGCAAATAATGCCGTCTTGCTTGATCAAAAGAGCGGGAAAGTTCTTTTTGAAAAGAGAGCTCATGAGAAGCAGTCTATTGCCAGCATAACAAAAGTGATGACTGCTATTATAGCAATCGAGTCGGGGAAAATGGATGAGATCGCCAAAACAAGCCGAAAAGCAATTTATACAGAAGGCTCTTCTATTTATTTGGAGCAAGGCGAGAAAATGAACGTGGAAGATCTTGTGTATGGGCTCATGCTTCGATCTGGCAATGACTCAGCAATCGCAATTGCCGAACAAATCGGTGGCAGTGAAGAGGGTTTTGTTCATTTGATGAATGAAAAAGCAGCTTGGATTGGCATGCAAAATACACATTTTGATAATCCGCATGGCCTTGAATCAGACACTCATTATTCAACAGCCTATGATATGGCATTGCTTATGCGGTATGCGATGGAAAACAAGGAATTCCAAAAGATTTCCGGAACAAAAATGCATAAAGCAGAGTCACGATCATATGCCTGGAAAAACAAAAATCGCCTTCTTACAGAAAAGTACAGATATTGTACGGGCGGAAAAACAGGGTTCACGAAAAAAGCGGGGAGAACCCTTCTAACAACAGCGGAGAAAGATGGACATGCACTTGTAGTCGTTACTTTAAACGCTCCAGATGATTGGAATGATCATATCCAGCTTTATGAGTATGGATTCGGACGTCTCACGGAGGAAACGGCAAGTACTATTAATGATGAGTCAAGTTTCCTTAAAGATGTCCAAGTGATGTTTTTACGGATTCTGAAAGTGAGGTGA
- the scpB gene encoding SMC-Scp complex subunit ScpB: MDAAVEALLFASGDEGVTLRQIQSILSIKPDQAGESLSRLSERYSKDQSGLAIMKSGDVYFFATKPEMASYCRKLFETAQPARLSQASLETLAIIAYRQPITKTEIEEIRGVKSDRPIHTLMQRELIEEAGRKETIGRPILFRTSKLFLISFGLTSLMELPPLELPDDGKEKTEADLFFRTLQKEQEH, from the coding sequence ATGGATGCTGCAGTTGAAGCATTGCTATTTGCCAGCGGGGATGAAGGTGTGACGCTGCGGCAAATTCAAAGCATCCTTTCTATTAAGCCGGATCAGGCAGGAGAATCTTTATCGCGCCTTTCAGAACGCTACAGTAAAGATCAAAGCGGACTCGCTATTATGAAATCAGGCGATGTCTATTTTTTTGCGACGAAACCGGAAATGGCTAGCTATTGCAGAAAATTATTTGAAACAGCACAGCCGGCAAGACTTTCACAAGCATCGTTGGAAACTTTGGCAATTATAGCTTATCGGCAGCCAATAACAAAAACAGAAATTGAAGAAATACGCGGAGTGAAAAGTGATCGGCCAATTCATACGCTGATGCAGCGAGAACTTATAGAAGAAGCAGGAAGGAAAGAAACGATTGGACGCCCGATATTATTCCGGACTAGCAAATTGTTTCTTATCTCATTTGGTCTTACTTCCCTTATGGAATTGCCGCCTTTGGAGTTGCCGGACGATGGCAAGGAAAAAACAGAGGCAGATCTTTTCTTCAGGACTTTGCAAAAAGAGCAGGAACATTAA
- a CDS encoding segregation/condensation protein A translates to MNEGYEVKLDIFEGPLDLLLHLINKLEIDIYDIPVAVITEQYVEYIRQLQELELNIAGEYLVMAATLLALKSKMLLPRQEVPEPDEEYEEDPREELMDRLITYQTFKEAARKLQEKEEKSVFTRAPSVPPEENNEAEHTAPAPTESTVYDLISALGNMLERKEWEKPSFATVTRSEIPVEERMREIVLLLENAPQGLRFETLFQYPSKAHIVATFLALLELLKNGRINCHQERQFSDMHIGLIKSR, encoded by the coding sequence ATGAACGAAGGATATGAAGTAAAACTAGATATATTTGAAGGCCCGCTTGACCTGCTCCTACACCTGATCAATAAATTGGAAATAGACATATACGACATTCCAGTGGCAGTTATAACAGAGCAGTATGTTGAATACATACGCCAGCTGCAGGAACTGGAATTGAATATTGCTGGAGAATATTTGGTAATGGCCGCAACTTTGCTTGCACTTAAAAGCAAGATGCTCCTACCGCGACAGGAAGTGCCTGAGCCGGATGAGGAGTATGAGGAAGATCCACGCGAAGAATTGATGGATCGTCTCATTACATATCAGACTTTCAAGGAAGCTGCACGCAAGCTGCAGGAAAAAGAAGAGAAGTCTGTTTTTACAAGAGCGCCCTCTGTGCCGCCTGAAGAAAATAATGAAGCCGAGCATACAGCACCAGCGCCGACAGAGAGTACAGTTTACGATTTGATCAGTGCGCTAGGAAATATGTTGGAACGAAAAGAATGGGAGAAACCTTCTTTTGCTACGGTAACAAGGTCGGAAATTCCGGTTGAAGAAAGAATGAGAGAAATCGTTCTTCTTCTTGAGAATGCACCGCAGGGACTCCGGTTTGAAACGCTATTCCAGTATCCTTCCAAAGCTCATATTGTAGCGACTTTCCTTGCACTGTTGGAGCTGCTTAAAAACGGTCGTATCAATTGTCATCAGGAAAGGCAGTTTTCAGATATGCATATCGGACTAATTAAAAGCCGATAA
- a CDS encoding YjcZ family sporulation protein — translation MSTGVGYGGGFALLVVLFILLIIVGAAWVY, via the coding sequence ATGAGTACAGGTGTAGGTTACGGTGGAGGTTTCGCTTTGCTTGTAGTATTGTTCATCCTTTTGATCATTGTGGGAGCTGCTTGGGTATATTAA
- a CDS encoding GNAT family N-acetyltransferase: MLTRYKKNLEKIAMGLLSFMPEEKDVKKLQQTVKEYETNPDWHLYFWREDDILGIIGIKIEEGTHAVLQHISVNPSYRNQGIGRKMINEVKKMYDGKYEFSADDFTGDFHRKCEDEQVGEK; the protein is encoded by the coding sequence ATGCTAACTCGCTATAAAAAGAACTTGGAAAAGATTGCGATGGGGCTGCTTTCCTTCATGCCCGAAGAAAAAGATGTCAAAAAGCTGCAACAGACCGTTAAGGAATATGAGACAAATCCGGACTGGCACCTTTACTTTTGGAGAGAAGATGACATTCTTGGGATTATAGGCATTAAGATTGAGGAAGGAACACATGCTGTCCTCCAGCACATCTCAGTAAACCCTTCATACAGGAATCAGGGGATTGGTCGCAAGATGATCAATGAAGTGAAAAAAATGTATGATGGCAAGTATGAGTTCAGCGCGGATGACTTCACAGGTGATTTTCATCGCAAATGCGAAGATGAACAGGTTGGGGAAAAGTAG
- a CDS encoding M50 family metallopeptidase translates to MQLFIEMCLFLLIAAPLSIMIHEAGHATVAYFCGADEIVISIGIGKKIAYLRFAGFSLIIRLYWISGGSTSGVEKPGLKHWQRAAVSLGGPMASGIMALLFYVIHVPVFQFTGELTFLFNLWIACINFLPFKIGNLESDGYSAISRLMAKE, encoded by the coding sequence ATGCAACTTTTTATTGAAATGTGTCTATTCCTCCTTATTGCAGCTCCCTTATCAATTATGATTCATGAGGCTGGTCATGCAACAGTAGCGTATTTTTGTGGAGCGGATGAGATTGTAATCTCAATTGGTATCGGCAAAAAGATTGCCTATTTGCGCTTTGCAGGCTTCAGTTTGATCATAAGGTTGTATTGGATATCGGGAGGCAGCACTTCAGGAGTGGAAAAACCGGGCCTAAAACATTGGCAGAGGGCTGCAGTATCTCTCGGCGGACCAATGGCAAGTGGTATTATGGCACTTCTGTTTTATGTTATACATGTACCAGTTTTTCAATTTACGGGGGAATTGACGTTCCTCTTCAATTTATGGATTGCTTGCATTAACTTCCTTCCATTTAAAATAGGAAATCTGGAATCGGATGGGTACTCTGCTATATCAAGGCTAATGGCAAAAGAATGA
- a CDS encoding peptidylprolyl isomerase, which produces MAKTGHILMENGDKIEFELYPEEAPGTVANFEKLANEHFYDGLTFHRVIPGFVSQGGCPTGNGTGSAGYTIKCETEGNPHKHVEGSLSMAHAGKDTGSCQFFIVHEPQPHLNGVHTVFGQVTSGIDKAKAMNNGDVMKEVRVEG; this is translated from the coding sequence ATGGCAAAAACAGGACATATTTTGATGGAAAATGGCGACAAAATCGAATTTGAATTGTACCCGGAAGAAGCACCTGGTACTGTAGCTAACTTTGAAAAGTTGGCGAATGAACATTTCTATGATGGCTTGACATTCCACCGTGTCATCCCTGGATTTGTCAGTCAGGGTGGTTGCCCGACCGGTAACGGTACTGGGTCTGCAGGATATACAATTAAATGTGAGACAGAGGGCAATCCTCATAAGCATGTGGAAGGATCTCTTTCCATGGCACATGCCGGCAAGGATACAGGAAGCTGCCAGTTCTTCATCGTTCATGAGCCGCAACCGCATCTGAACGGTGTGCATACTGTATTTGGACAGGTCACTTCAGGCATCGACAAAGCGAAAGCTATGAATAATGGCGATGTAATGAAAGAAGTACGAGTAGAAGGCTAA